GCTCTTTGCTTGTCTTGGCAGGAAGGTGGTGGGCAGCGTCATGGAGAGCCAGCTAACCCTGAGCACGGAGAACTGCTTCAAGGTGATACGGCTGGGGTGGCTCAGCTTGCTACTGATCCAGGACATGCGGCGGAGAATACCACGGTAGGTCGTGCTGTCGCGCCAGCGTGGCCGTGCGGCGTAGTTGCACAGCAGCGACACCATGAACCAGTTAGAGAAGACGAATACCATGTACTCGGACACTTGCTCGTAGACGAAGGCGATGAAGAGGAGGTAGGTGATGGAGATGTCGACGATGACGAAGAAGGCCGCCGGTGTGTGGAAGAAGTTCCTCCAGAGGCACTTGGTGAGCGTGAATATGCCGGAGGATATGGCGTAGTTGTCCCGCCCGATGCTGGCGATGGCCTCGGGCATGTCGCCGTCGCCGGCAAGGGCGACGGTCATGACGCAGAGGCCGAAGACCACGACGGGGAAGGTGATGTAGTTGATGACGAAGAAGTAGGGGCTGGCGAGCACCACCGGGTGGACGGAGTGGTAGTACTCGCTCAGGAAGCTGATCTCGTCCTTGAGCACCTGGAACAGTGCCACCCCAGGTTCGACTTCGAGGTCAGTCTGATCGTGGCTGCACAGGCCTTGGAAGATGAGGTCCCGGCAGTGGTCGGTTTCTTCCTTAGTGGCGGCCCGCAGGAGCTCGAACCTAGGCCGGAGTTGCTTGAAGAGCGCAAAGGAGAGGCACAGCCTTTTGAGCCTCTTGAGCCTCGGTTTCTTCTCTTGCTGCGGGAGTGCCCATATTTTCCCCACGGTGACGATGTGGTCACCGATGTGGTCGCCGTAGGTGGCGGTGAGCCGGTCGAGGTCGAGCTCGTAGCCATGCGAGCCGGGTTTCAGCATAAGATTTTCTTCTCCCATgaccacgtagttgcacatctccAACCTCTGCGACGGAGTGGGCGTCTGGACATGTGGCGGGCGTTTTACCATTTCAGCCATGTAGGAGGAGAGGAGGCGAGCATTCTTGCCATAGGCGAAAGAACGCTTCCCTATCTCGGTGAAGGCGACCCTCTGCACGAACTTGGCGGCGCAGAGCAGCCAGAGGATGCCGAACACCGCCACCCGGCCGGCTCCCTTGAGGTTGAAGAAGACGAGGTATCCAAGCCAAGCGACGGCGTTGGCGTTGGCGATGATGATAGAGTAGCCCTTCTGCATCGCCGCGGTGGTCGGGATGGCCTCCACGTTCTTGCGGAGGAGCTCCGCGAGAAGCATCCACGTGAGGATGAGCCGAGCCCGCACCGGGAGGTCCTCTTCGACCTTGCTGGCGCCGGCGGCATCGGGGGTGTTTTTGGCCTCGGAAAAGAGGTAGGACATGACGGGGAGGAAGAGCGAGACCGCGGAGGTGAGGATGAGGCGGGCGGTGGGGTTGAGGACGGCGCTGGTGTTGGAGATGCGGCTGAAGAGgttgaggttgaagaagacggcggcgagGACGAGCATGAAGACGGAGGTGGCCACCACGGAGGACTCGTTGCTCTTGTCGGAGTAGGAGGAGGTCAGGTTGGCGACGTAGGGTGCGATGTCGGTGTGACCCGGGCACATCAACACTTTACTACTATCGTTGAAGTACGCCATGGCCACGTACAGGTTTTAGGCCGTTAGCTAGCTACTTGACTTGAATTTCCGTGAGTGAATGGTCAGGGTGGTTTTGCTCTATATATACGTACCCTGCCAGAAAAGACATAAACAAACCTGAGAAGAATAAGACAGGATCAGCATGGCGTGCATGGGAGGGTTTTGCACTCGTGACCACGTGAGTATTACTTGTACGTTGTGTTTTGATTTTCGTTCTTTAAGATATCATGGGAGGGTTTTGCATGGGAGGGTACTTGTGCGTTGTGTTTAACAAAACTATAGAGGACAATTACAC
The sequence above is drawn from the Triticum aestivum cultivar Chinese Spring chromosome 7A, IWGSC CS RefSeq v2.1, whole genome shotgun sequence genome and encodes:
- the LOC123152410 gene encoding uncharacterized protein, which translates into the protein MAYFNDSSKVLMCPGHTDIAPYVANLTSSYSDKSNESSVVATSVFMLVLAAVFFNLNLFSRISNTSAVLNPTARLILTSAVSLFLPVMSYLFSEAKNTPDAAGASKVEEDLPVRARLILTWMLLAELLRKNVEAIPTTAAMQKGYSIIIANANAVAWLGYLVFFNLKGAGRVAVFGILWLLCAAKFVQRVAFTEIGKRSFAYGKNARLLSSYMAEMVKRPPHVQTPTPSQRLEMCNYVVMGEENLMLKPGSHGYELDLDRLTATYGDHIGDHIVTVGKIWALPQQEKKPRLKRLKRLCLSFALFKQLRPRFELLRAATKEETDHCRDLIFQGLCSHDQTDLEVEPGVALFQVLKDEISFLSEYYHSVHPVVLASPYFFVINYITFPVVVFGLCVMTVALAGDGDMPEAIASIGRDNYAISSGIFTLTKCLWRNFFHTPAAFFVIVDISITYLLFIAFVYEQVSEYMVFVFSNWFMVSLLCNYAARPRWRDSTTYRGILRRMSWISSKLSHPSRITLKQFSVLRVSWLSMTLPTTFLPRQAKSSIMERFRLAAYGHDGSPAPPSNGQYVIDHWRRHTDLSCFCESKSVVEVILIWHIATTILEIEYPGRHKAETSSRLVATRLSKYCAYLVVIHPELLPDDREGTERVLEDMKRDLKVAVGGWWAYYTAPERERYNKMMGAPLPDCPADNIHNVVHKGTKLGRKLMEDCRRDERPVWELLADLWVELLVYIAPSGRDEHVKGQEEALVLGGELVTLVWALATHTGVTRPPPTSVVVEDVEGASRPSILA